The sequence GGTGGGAGTGGTTACCCACCGGGTATCAATTGTATCTTTCTTCATATTTACGGTTTCTATAAGTCCCGATACGCTGGGCTTATCCTGTCGCGACGTGTATGACGTCTCCAACCGGGCACAGAAGAAAGTGAATCTGCAACTCGAGGGAGAGGACACGGAAGTGGACAAAACCGTCATTGAACAGATCGGGGATCCGTTGGTTCACATCGTACGTAACGCTATAGACCATGGTATTGGACGTCCGGAAGAACGACGTGCAGCCGGAAAACCCGAGACAGGAACGGTTAAAATTGGCGCACGTCATCAAGGTGGCGAAGTCTGGATCACCATTCAGGATGATGGCAAAGGGTTGCATCGTGACAAGATTTTAGCAAAGGGTATTAAAAATGGACTCGTTTTAGGTGACGGATCTGATTTAACCGACTCACAGGTGTTCAGCCTGATATTTGAACCCGGATTTTCCACTGCCGAAAAAGTCACCGATATTTCCGGTCGCGGTGTGGGAATGGATGTGGTGAAGAAGAATATCGAAAAACTCAAAGGCCGCGTTGCCGTTCATAGCAAACCGGGTGAAGGCACCACATTTATTCTCCATATTCCGCTAACACTGGCCATCATCGACGGCATGCTCATCCGCGTGGGAGAAGCGTGCTACACAATTCCACTTTTAGCGATTCGCGAAACCCTCCGACCCGTCATGGAACAGATTACCATTACACCGGATGGACGGGAAAATGCTCGGGTGCGCGAGGATATTATTCCTGTGCTGCGCCTGCATCAGCTCTACAAAATAAAACCTGAATTCCAGAATCTGGATGAAGGGCTACTGGTCATCGTCGAATCCGACAGAGAACAGGTGGCCCTCTTTGTAGATGAACTGCTAGGTCAGAATCAGACGGTGATCAAGGGGCTATCCGACTATCTTGGCGATGCCCGAGGCATCTCCGGATGCACCATCCTTGGTGATGGCCGCGTTTCATTAATACTTGATATAGGCGGGTTAATTCGTATTCAGAATGAAATAGAAGAAATCGAACATAATCGGCGCTACAAAAAACGCTCCAATAAAAACCGCTAACTGCAAAAAAACGACTGGGAGGTCACGCTGGAAATGGCCGGCTCTGACCTCATTCGTCTGACTCCGGCAAGAAAGCCGGAGAGGGCTTTGCCCCACTCTAACCAGTCCGCCCACTGGATAAGTGGGTGCTGAAAACGCCGAGATCAATCCATACAACCGCTTCTGGCGAGGCGGGCCACTCAGAAGCGACAAGCCTAAAAGGACATAAAAAGCCCGATTTTCGGCCATTTTTGAACAGACTTCGCCCGTAAACCCCATTTTTCGAATAGTCATACCCCCGTGTTCACACAACTCGACGCTACGCCGTCGATGCAGCCGCTTCGAACGAACAGGCGCAGGGTGTTTCACAGGTGAACATAGGACTTTCACAGGTCGATGAAGTCACGCAGCATAATACGGCAAATGCAGAAGAAACCGCATCTGCCGCAGAAGAGTTGAAAGGGCAGTCTAATCAACTCAGCGAACAGCTGACAATCTTTAAGCTTGAGAAAGATAATGCGATCCGGGATGATTAATCTGGTTGCTACTGAGTGCGTTTGTTGCGGTTCTTGCGAAAATTTATAAAGAGTGGATATGCATAAAACGATTAGTCACGAGCTAAGTAAATTTGTTGATCAGGCAATGAGGGCTGAATCAACAGATAAGCTCATTAAGCGGTTTGAATACTTTCTGGATAAACTCGGATTTCGCGGGTTCTTTTATACCGCGATTCCGGGGATACCGCGAAAAGAACCGGATAAAATTGTTTTTCTCCAAAATGTGCTGCTTTATACCTCAGACAAGAAGGTGGTGGAGAGCCTGATGAAAAGTGAGATATTCGGGCGAGGTCCGATTATTATTCGTATGATGGCAGGACCTGCTGAACCGTTTACACCGTATCAGGCGTTCAAGGAAGTCACCGGTAAACCTCCGCCGGGACATCCGGAAGAAATTCTGGAGGATCCTTCTATCGCCTATTCATTGCTCTGTCCGCTAGATACGCCGGACCGACGATGCGGCGCGACGCTTCTTTCCAAAGAACGAAGTGTTTTGAAGCTGTATCGTCAATTGTGGAAAGTCAAACATGTGGCGTATGCCGGAACCGTTATTTTTCATGAACGCTGGAAGGCGTTGGTGCACAAAAAGAGCGAAGCAGACCTGTCGCTTCGCGAGTGTGAGTGCCTGTTATGGGCGGCACAGGGAAAAACAGCGGATGAAATGGCTACTATTCTGGATATCAGTGAACGAACGATTCGGTTTCATCTGAACAATGCCAGTCAAAAAATGGATACCGTGAATACGACGCAAACGGTCGCTCTGGCGATTGCACAAGGCCTGATTCCGCCGCAGCCTTTTGAATGACAACCTACCTGTCGGTTCCGACAGTTACGCAGGAGAACGCTTACGCTTACGGGTGCAAGGAGGGACAGGCTATTATTCCTCCACAAACTGCTCCCGGTCCGGTTCTTCCGCCAGAATATGAATATGATTCGTCATCAGTATAAAATAGTGCGTCCCTTTGTCTCCCCCTTTGACTCCCCCGTACTGAACACTAAATATCCAGTTGTTTATATTGTTTTCAGCAGCTAGGAAGGTGCAATTATTCAACTTGAGATACACGTATATCATGCTATTATGCTCTTATGTTAGCAATAAGATTACAAAGCGATATAGAAAAACGTTTAGAGCGGCTGGCCAAACGGACAGGTCGCACAAAAACGTATTATGCCCGCGAAGCAATACTGGAGCATCTTGATGATCTGGAAGATGGCTACTTGGCTTTGCACCGATTAGAACACCCTCAAACCCCTGTTTCTGCGGAAGATGCAAAAAAACAACTGGGTTTATGAGATTGATCCTCGGGCACTGAAGGAGATTAAACGTCTGGGTAAAGAGCACCAGCGTCGAATCATTGACTTTCTTGACGAACGCATTGCCGGGTCTGAAGATCCTCGGCAATTCGGAAAAGCACTGCGTCATGATCTTACTGGACTATGGCGGTATCGCATTGGTGACTAACGGATTATCTGTAGTATTCAGGATCAGAAATTGATTGTTCTGGTGGTAAAAGTATCACATCGCAAAAATGCTTATGACTAGAATTTACTAAAGGCGGGATTCAGGTGCGCCCCGTGCGGCTTGACGTGTTGGATAATCAACCGGGACGGACTTCCGGCGAGCCGCCATAAGCGCAACGGCCCCCGCTGAGAGCGAAAGACTTCCCGAACCTGTACTCAGGGGCAGGATGCCTGGAGCGACTGAGGGAGCAATCCCGCAGGGAGAGCGAGTCCAAACCGGAGGTGGTGGCACTGCATGTGCGATAGCAGATGCTGTGACAGCACCGGAGGGATAGGAACGGAGCGACTAGCGCGGGGTGTG is a genomic window of Spartobacteria bacterium containing:
- a CDS encoding TraY domain-containing protein; this encodes MLAIRLQSDIEKRLERLAKRTGRTKTYYAREAILEHLDDLEDGYLALHRLEHPQTPVSAEDAKKQLGL
- a CDS encoding chemotaxis protein CheA, with product VGVVTHRVSIVSFFIFTVSISPDTLGLSCRDVYDVSNRAQKKVNLQLEGEDTEVDKTVIEQIGDPLVHIVRNAIDHGIGRPEERRAAGKPETGTVKIGARHQGGEVWITIQDDGKGLHRDKILAKGIKNGLVLGDGSDLTDSQVFSLIFEPGFSTAEKVTDISGRGVGMDVVKKNIEKLKGRVAVHSKPGEGTTFILHIPLTLAIIDGMLIRVGEACYTIPLLAIRETLRPVMEQITITPDGRENARVREDIIPVLRLHQLYKIKPEFQNLDEGLLVIVESDREQVALFVDELLGQNQTVIKGLSDYLGDARGISGCTILGDGRVSLILDIGGLIRIQNEIEEIEHNRRYKKRSNKNR